A region of Salmo salar chromosome ssa17, Ssal_v3.1, whole genome shotgun sequence DNA encodes the following proteins:
- the LOC106574634 gene encoding CRACD-like protein, producing the protein MDTNAGEVEDSGEELTVSGRKKSRFKLLKSRLFGRLKRKETEGLMKQSQSASDVTADVVALRDDDSEDDCLGGPNTLGSRALSHDSIFLADQSQSSSEPTRVLSQENVHGRIRELQLKLQRQNMCLGPPPLLIPGKRIEDSGATSEDDGLPQSPPEILFHDRTAQGPSYKFPDTHRHHSSLSLAGTGSEEEEQCLSQPSSRSLSPNPASPCDPEPSPVVDFTSPAQYTPSLDSSAARHRMSVKPRNQRASAKGRKGPLRASRLGSESLSDLDPDQPLSEREEEQDGTEDEDREEEEERERPFSSSPKDSEEKPWQSVPPGGQKEVLQRQESSETEGRVTTNPLYLQAMTSPLPEPMTKTSILKTQSLPTPPSAAVEEPQKPPEPIRVKRPRTLIQDNSDQGSRPGSTSEKTLSRPFSPVYGSDNVNSTTNQLPSKEKPEENMTPATSNKGDRLSRNTQGVSLADTSSSTHHSALPTPAPRVIRQAQRPASERESVRETTADPLSGVNEETSKLDLVQRTTGLPTGHEDTLPRANSFSTSSSRQCSKSATGSAHTGMRNKEMNAEGKGGEGLVAKNPHQESVRRQEVKPEQATFKDLKENQPQASPQERKVQTELEVVEETGLKGGEKRDGQSEGNEEKEQERKSTFGVKLRTISQSLKYRLERDQEFRVKCHIVSTTAEPVKGEIGTSSKVRGDLANKALRKGPSQVSDCPPSYSPDRNRLNENQDDDDTDLEVDAFLDPDKGPSSRPALGLPRGAETPGSNGLAGSEPVWMSMAREKTRSLQQHLSPETEPGTWGTGGTTTPQYTPSPRPAPTPAPQPRLQPTAQPSTQPPSQSQPSTKTSSQKQTSPAVVQPPSPPIPSGRPILRGMQLTAKLKTLPSDQPNTQTASQPTPQGTAQQLTQPSSQPHMPTRPTLRGASERSSTSLKRAEKMPVEKWTERALPTGTMEESSNGQTEIHIAKPEIASSSSSSSSHWGQPTWMELAKRKSLAWSDKTMD; encoded by the exons ATGGATACTAACGCTGGGGAAGTGGAGGACTCAGGAGAAGAGCTTACAG TTTCAGGGAGGAAGAAGTCTCGGTTCAAGCTGCTGAAGAGTCGTCTGTTTGGCCGTCTGAAGAGGAAGGAGACTGAAGGACTGATGAAGCAGAGCCAGTCCGCCAGTGATGTCACTGCTGATGTCGTAGCTCTGAGGGACGACGACTCAGAGGATGACTGTTT GGGCGGTCCAAATACACTGGGGTCCAGAGCTCTGTCACATGACAGCATCTTCCTGGCTGACCAATCACAGAGCTCCTCTGAGCCGACGAGGGTTCTGTCTCAGGAGAACGTACACGGCAGGATACGAGAACTGCAG CTGAAACTGCAGCGGCAGAACATGTGTCTGGGCCCTCCCCCCTTGCTGATCCCTGGAAAGAGAATAGAAGATTCCGGAGCCACCTCTGAGGATGATGGTTTACCCCAGAGCCCTCCAGAGATCTTGTTCCATGACAGAACAGCACAGGGGCCTTCCTACAAG TTCCCTGACACTCACAGGCACCATAGCTCTCTGAGTTTAGCAGGGACAGGaagtgaggaggaggagcag TGCCTCTCCCAGCcctcctcccgttctctctccccAAATCCTGCTTCCCCCTGTGATCCAGAGCCCTCCCCTGTAGTGGACTTCACCAGCCCAGCCCAGTACACTCCTAGCCTGGACAGCTCTGCTGCCCGTCACCGCATGTCTGTCAAACCCAGGAACCAGAGGGCCAGTGCCAAGGGAAGGAAAGGTCCCTTG AGAGCAAGCCGACTTGGCTCAGAGAGCCTGAGTGACCTGGACCCAGACCAGCCCCTCtctgagagggaggaagagcaggatgGAACAGAGGAcgaggacagagaggaagaggaggagagggagcgaCCGTTCTCTTCATCTCCAAAAGACTCTGAGGAGAAGCCCTGGCAGTCAGTACCCCCTGGTGGTCAGAAAGAGGTATTGCAGAGACAAGAGTCCTCTGAGACAGAGGGACGAGTCACCACCAACCCTCTCTACCTCCAGGCTATGACCTCTCCTCTACCAGAACCCATGACCAAGACCTCCATCCTGAAGACCCAGAGCCTGCCCACTCCCCCTTCAGCAGCAGTGGAGGAGCCACAGAAGCCCCCGGAACCTATCCGGGTCAAACGCCCAAGAACTCTCATCCAGGATAATTCAGACCAGGGAAGTCGGCCTGGGTCTACATCTGAAAAGACCCTCTCCAGGCCTTTCAGCCCTGTCTATGGATCAGATAATGTCAATTCCACTACAAATCAACTGCCCTCAAAAGAGAAGCCAGAAGAGAATATGACCCCAGCCACCTCTAACAAGGGAGACAGGTTGAGCAGAAACACACAGGGTGTGAGCCTAGCAGACACCAGCAGCTCTACACACCACTCTGCTCTACCTACCCCTGCCCCTCGCGTTATAAGACAAGCACAGAGACCTGCTTCTGagagagagtctgtcagagaGACTACAGCAGACCCACTGTCGGGCGTTAATGAAGAAACCTCCAAATTGGACCTGGTGCAGAGGACTACAGGGCTACCTACTGGCCATGAAGACACACTGCCTAGAGCAAACagtttctccacctcctcctcgagACAGTGTTCCAAGAGCGCCACTGGCAGTGCCCACACAGGGATGAGAAACAAGGAGATGAATGCAGAAGGAAAAGGAGGGGAGGGTTTGGTGGCCAAGAACCCTCATCAGGAGTCTGTCAGAAGGCAAGAGGTAAAACCAGAGCAGGCCACATTTAAAGACCTGAAGGAAAACCAACCACAAGCCTCTCCTCAGGAGAGAAAAGTACAAACAGAGTTAGAAGTAGTGGAGGAGACAGGactgaagggaggagagaaaagggaTGGGCAGAGCGAGGGAAATgaggagaaggagcaggagaGGAAGAGTACTTTCGGAGTGAAGCTGCGCACCATTTCTCAGTCTCTGAAGTATCGCTTGGAAAGGGACCAAGAATTCAGGGTTAAGTGTCATATTGTCTCAACAACTGCAGAACCAGTCAAAGGCGAAATTGGCACAAGTTCAAAGGTCAGGGGTGACTTGGCAAATAAGGCTTTGAGGAAGGGCCCGTCACAAGTGTCTGACTGCCCCCCCTCATACTCCCCTGACAGAAACAGACTCAACGAGAACCAAG ATGATGATGATACTGACCTGGAAGTAGATGCCTTTTTAGACCCAG ACAAAGGCCCATCCTCCAGACCTGCTCTGGGGCTCCCAAGAGGGGCTGAGACCCCTGGGTCTAATGGGTTAGCTGGATCGGAGCCTGTCTGGATGTCCATGGCCCGGGAAAAGACCAGGAGTCTCCAACAGCATCTCAGTCCAGAGACAGAGCCTGGGACATGGGGGACAGGGGGGACAACAACGCCCCAGTACACCCCATCACCACGGCCAGCTCCAACCCCAGCCCCACAGCCTAGATTACAACCAACAGCTCAGCCATCAACACAACCTCCATCACAATCACAGCCAAGCACAAAAACCTCCTCGCAAAAACAAACATCACCCGCAGTGGTACAACCACCATCTCCACCAATACCAAGCGGTAGACCAATCCTACGGGGAATGCAACTGACAGCTAAACTCAAAACATTGCCTTCAGATCAGCCTAACACACAAACAGCATCACAACCGACACCACAAGGAACAGCTCAACAGCTGACACAACCGTCCTCCCAACCTCACATGCCAACCAGACCAACTCTACGAGGAGCGTCTGAGAGATCCTCCACGTCTCTGAAAAGAGCGGAGAAGATGCCTGTGGAGAAATGGACAGAAAGAGCGCTCCCGACTGGGACAATG GAGGAATCTAGCAATGGTCAAACTGAGATTCACATCGCAAAGCCTGAGATAgcttcttcatcatcatcatcatcgtcacacTGGGGTCAGCCAACCTGGATGGAACTTGCCAAGAGGAAATCTCTGGCCTGGAGTGACAAGACTATGGACTAA
- the LOC106574631 gene encoding testis-specific gene 10 protein — MLRGRCSCSPCRGPLQSRSPTRQSPVKGGSYDSELMRVLRERDEMQNMLDKYERHLSEIQANVKVLTADRDKTSMHYQQAQQEIASLRREVLKSKSSRAAKSSVTVSAQSILKRVEAERDEAKVDLHRMSTERDSLRERLKICQETAISERAHLEQRVEDLQTAILTLEHERGDQKSRLALMRESMMGLEEEVHTLGRKLTAAEDEHSRTRNECVMLRLSNSETQSALSDSQRRLTSRIGELQNSQERNKLLDEKNDSLLRQMSGLREEVSSLQSTITDLDQRRDSLQEQLENQTDLLNSAHNQLDDKEKTIRNLRLSIEDLETSAESVREALAGRERELDALRRRLGDAGEELEALTKVKDSTLRENAQLRDELDTSRLNNQALELNSEDSAQEVHELQRKVQDYVADISRIENLLSTKERECREHQEARRRASVQAESWEGQARQAEGTISELRLELMTSDMERRRLKEKVEALEASLQEALSAERSCSSQVSQLNRSLLHTEEQWRQAQGEHTATQTDLEKTRELCVKLDASKEALQCELELLRKQLSSERLSMKSLESVLVSTREKELHRQLSSQERHTEIQLLRDKLTAADSKASSQRREVATLSTRSAQLEADLDMTKRQLSTERFERERAVQELRRQGLSSSSSGLHPSSPHLRRSLSPSRPLWSTADHLARERSPERSLGFKDLYD, encoded by the exons ATGCTGAGGGGCAGGTGCTCCTGTAGCCCCTGTCGGGGGCCCCTCCAGAGCCGCAGCCCCACCCGCCAGTCCCCTGTCAAG GGGGGAAGCTATGATTCTGAGCTGATGAGGGTCTTGAGAGAGCGGGACGAGATGCAGAACATGCTGGATAAGTATGAGCGCCACTTGTCAGAGATCCAGGCTAACGTGAAAGTTCTGACTGCTGACAGAGACAAGACCAGCATGCACTACCAGCAG GCCCAGCAGGAGATAGCGTCGCTGCGTCGCGAGGTACTGAAATCCAAGTCGTCGCGTGCAGCTAAGAGCAGTGTCACCGTGTCAGCTCAGAGCATCCTGAAGCGCGTGGAGGCGGAGAGAGACGAGGCCAAGGTCGACCTCCACCGTATGAGCACAGAGAGGGACAGTCTGAGGGAGAGACTCAAG atctgtcaggagacagccATCAGTGAGAGGGCTCATCTGGAGCAGAGGGTGGAGGACCTGCAGACAGCTATTCTCACT CTGGAGCATGAGCGGGGGGACCAGAAGAGCCGTCTTGCCCTGATGAGGGAGTCCATGATGGGGCTAGAGGAGGAGGTCCACACCCTGGGCAGGAAGCTGACCGCTGCTGAGGACGAACACAGCAGGACCAGGAACGAGTGTGTCATGCTGAG actgtccaACAGTGAGACACAGAGCGCCCTGAGTGACAGCCAGCGCAGACTGACCTCCCGCATCGGAGAACTACAGAACTCCCAGGAGAGGAACAAACTGCTGGACGAGAAGAACG ACTCTCTACTGAGGCAGATGTCTGGTCTAAGAGAGGAGGTGAGCAGTCTACAGTCCACCATCACTGACCTGGACCAGAGGAGAGACTCCCTGCAGGAGCAGCTGGAGAACCAGACTGACCTCCTTAACTCAGCCCACAACCAGCTGGACGACAAA GAGAAAACCATCAGGAACCTCAGGTTGTCCATAGAGGATCTGGAGACATCAGCAGA GAGCGTTCGTGAGGCGCTGGCAGGGCGGGAGAGGGAGCTGGATGCTTTGAGGAGGAGGCTGGGGGATGCGGGGGAGGAGCTGGAGGCTTTGACCAAGGTGAAGGATTCCACCCTGAGGGAGAATGCTCAACTCCGAGACGAACTGGACACGAGCCGtctcaacaaccag GCCCTGGAGCTGAATTCGGAGGACTCTGCCCAGGAGGTGCATGAGCTGCAGAGGAAGGTACAGGACTATGTGGCTGACATCTCCCGCATCGAGAACCTGCTGTCCACCAAG gAGCGGGAGTGCAGGGAGCACCAGGAGGCTCGGCGGCGTGCGTCGGTCCAGGCCGAGAGCTGGGAGGGGCAGGCGCGGCAGGCGGAGGGGACCATCAGCGAGTTGAGGCTGGAGCTGATGACCTCAGACATGGAGAGACGCAGACTCAAGGAGAAGGTGGAGGCTCTGGAGGCCAGTCTGCAGGAG GCGTTGTCTGCAGAGCGGAGCTGCAGCAGCCAGGTGTCTCAGCTCAACAGGAGTCTGCTGCACACTGAGGAGCAGTGGAGACAGGCCCAGGGGGAACACACCGCCACTCAGACTGACCTGGAGAAGACCAGGGAGCTCTGTGTCAAACTGGACGCCAGCAAGGAGGCT ttGCAGTGTGAGCTGGAGCTGCTCAGGAAGCAGCTGTCCAGTGAGCGTCTGAGCATGAAGAGCCTGGAATCCGTGCTGGTGTCCACCAGGGAGAAGGAGCTACACCGACAGCTCAGCTCccaggagagacacacagagatccAGCTGCTCAGGGACAAACTCACCGCGGCCGACAGCAAGGC gagctcTCAGCGTAGAGAGGTGGCTACATTGAGTACTCGTTCGGCACAGCTAGAGGCTGACCTGGACATGACCAAAAGACAGCTATCTACTGAGCGATttgagag ggAGAGGGCAGTGCAGGAGCTGCGTCGTCAGGGTCTGTCGTCATCGTCCTCTGGCCTGCATCCCTCTTCCCCTCACCTGCGTCGCTCCCTCAGCCCCAGCAGGCCCCTGTGGTCCACCGCAGACCACCTGGCCAGAGAGAGATCCCCAGAGAG gAGCCTGGGGTTCAAGGACCTCTACGACTGA